In Leptospira limi, a single genomic region encodes these proteins:
- a CDS encoding TetR/AcrR family transcriptional regulator, with amino-acid sequence MAKKIKNKIGRPKKGQTQISRSLILDLAWETIQNVGFSEFRLATVAEALGIRTPSLYNHVKDTEDIFGEIKKRALQLLGDRLEGNLKKTDSIKERIPNFLKSYRSFAKEFPHMYPLVIVSTESDPELKLLGDRILQLCLFAFQFETLDKEVVHRIRIIRSLVHGFIDLEREGGFGRKESVEESFVKLTESLETGKLW; translated from the coding sequence ATGGCAAAAAAAATAAAAAACAAAATCGGAAGACCCAAAAAAGGCCAAACCCAAATCAGTCGTAGTTTGATTTTGGATTTAGCATGGGAAACCATTCAAAACGTGGGTTTTTCCGAATTTCGTTTGGCAACTGTTGCAGAGGCACTTGGCATTCGAACACCTTCGCTTTATAACCATGTAAAAGACACCGAAGATATATTTGGAGAGATCAAAAAGAGGGCCTTGCAATTATTAGGTGACAGATTAGAAGGAAACTTAAAAAAAACCGATTCCATTAAAGAACGGATTCCAAACTTTTTAAAATCCTATCGAAGTTTTGCAAAAGAATTCCCTCATATGTACCCACTTGTCATCGTTTCTACCGAATCGGATCCAGAACTCAAATTACTGGGAGATCGAATTTTACAACTCTGTTTGTTTGCATTCCAATTCGAAACTTTAGACAAAGAAGTGGTCCATCGAATTCGGATCATTCGTTCTCTCGTACATGGATTTATTGATCTGGAACGAGAGGGTGGTTTTGGCCGTAAGGAGTCAGTCGAAGAAAGTTTTGTGAAACTAACAGAATCTCTCGAAACAGGAAAACTCTGGTAA